A genome region from Carassius carassius chromosome 23, fCarCar2.1, whole genome shotgun sequence includes the following:
- the LOC132101765 gene encoding granule associated Rac and RHOG effector protein 1-like isoform X1 codes for MYCCSAQESKMDYKLRFLLGGSKHKVQQHQQFQLPELSRTLSAPLGSSCSTPSPMATIGSSPSGCHAPPTGATSAIADIQQGISKYLDALNAFCRASAFLTELFGSVFRDSRYSKAAMQLKDVQEHVMETTSRLTTAIKPEIGKMLMELSAGAANFKDQNDFSRQDIEVLGRCFLTVMQVHFQFLSQALQKVQPVAQSCLAEALVQVQERHGNAQTQNMNSGPLSELEEAVRSWKGASEVTACLRERGRDGCLSGIQVQQLFCSHNTSIPEHQLKELNTKIDNALQAYKVALDSLGHSEYALKAGFHLNPKSVEASLQGCCSDAEAQQAGRFHTTSQPIQCELPTIPVQIGSHLLRGVSFNESASDNLKLKTHAVLQLIKDAVDQNGVSVRDDSPVTEVLNQVCPSSWRGACKTAVQLLFGQAGLVVVDTAQIENKEAYAPQICLEGSKVVIQVPSTWCLKEDPATMSLLQRSLDPEKTLGLVDVLYTAVFDLQRWKERKEQTLPTIQIQLQRDTADYGGPVDLPPENSTKSSGGLPKTISKLTSRFTKKASSNSSAGGSYSIPSTPSRSSGSSDDRSSRPHSLLQMSSMPCTPDPSHAQIANGASADEQGMNLPTDQEMQDVIDFLSGFNMGKSQQASPLVKRRNSVASTNAADLKPPSGAAQLTSQSQVSQMLAQTLQQPTQQQQQQQQLPSTPKQQQTQPQSQPTSQTLPFYQHLLQPIGQPQQTAPVSPQLSSQQPPQPRVPSKWPQGPLGGLSPIGPLTQWPTPGLPDLSSDLYSLGLVSTYMDSMMSEMLGHKPPQGPRNNTWPNRDQSDQSLFGVLGDSMPFDPAVGSDPEFARYVAGVNQAMQQKRQAQHVRQPSITRSNWPHPDEQHRGWTHPEYYSEGREAVNSGWSANQGDSASSSDETSSANGDSLFSMFSGPDLVAAVKQRRKHSCGEQEVCTLPSPPLHHASDDSNQDSKTKTWPPKAPWQHSSHTNTMPNPSSSLYQMTIPSSQWGDSMQMLQSPVWSTANDCPPSSGISSGYPFTQQQQQQQQQVSQHKILSKGFKTFPLKPEHRPSYLHQY; via the exons ATGTATTGTTGCAGTGCACAAGAAAGTAAAATGGACTACAAGCTGCGCTTTTTGCTTGGCGGGTCCAAGCACAAAGTGCAGCAACACCAGCAGTTCCAGTTGCCCGAGCTCAGCCGGACCCTTAGCGCCCCGTTGGGCTCTTCTTGCTCCACCCCTTCTCCTATGGCGACCATAGGCTCCTCCCCTTCTGGCTGCCACGCCCCGCCCACAGGTGCCACCTCTGCGATTGCGGACATCCAGCAGGGCATCTCCAAATACCTGGATGCACTGAATGCGTTCTGCCGCGCAAGCGCGTTCCTGACCGAGCTCTTTGGCAGCGTTTTCCGGGACTCGCGTTACTCCAAAGCAGCTATGCAACTGAAGGACGTGCAGGAACATGTCATGGAAACGACCAGCCGGCTCACCACAGCAATAAAGCCCGAGATCGGCAAAATGCTAATGGAGCTCAGCGCAGGCGCGGCTAACTTCAAAGACCAGAACGACTTCAGCCGGCAGGACATCGAG GTGCTGGGCCGCTGCTTCCTGACGGTGATGCAGGTGCATTTCCAGTTCCTGTCACAGGCGTTGCAGAAGGTCCAGCCGGTGGCACAGTCCTGTCTGGCCGAAGCGCTAGTGCAGGTTCAGGAGAGACACGGAAATGCACAGACGCAGAACATGAACTCCGGGCCCCTGTCGGAGCTGGAGGAGGCTGTCCGCTCATGGAAGGGAGCTTCAGAG gtgaCGGCGTGtctcagagagagagggagagacggcTGTCTGTCTGGCATTCAGGTGCAGCAGCTCTTCTGCTCTCACAACACCTCCATCCCTGAACACCAGCTCAAAGAGCTCAACACCAAGATCGACAACGCTCTGCAG gcgTATAAAGTGGCGTTAGACTCTTTAGGTCACAGTGAATATGCTCTGAAGGCTGGATTTCACCTTAATCCCAAATCAGTGGAAGCATCTTTACAG GGCTGCTGTAGTGATGCTGAGGCCCAGCAGGCCGGACGCTTTCACACCACGTCTCAGCCCATCCAGTGTGAATTACCCACAATCCCGGTCCAGATCGGCTCTCATCTCCTCCGAGGAGTTTCCTTCAATGAAAGCGCATCAGATAACCTCAAGCTTAAAACG CATGCCGTGCTGCAGCTGATCAAGGATGCGGTGGATCAGAATGGTGTGTCCGTGCGAGATGATTCGCCCGTCACAGAGGTGCTGAACCAGGTGTGTCCCTCCAGCTGGAGAGGAGCCTGTAAGACGGCCGTTCAGCTGCTGTTTGGACAGGCTGGACTG gttgtGGTTGACACGGCTCAGATTGAGAATAAGGAAGCGTACGCTCCTCAGATCTGTCTTGAAGGATCTAAAGTTGTGATCCAAGTTCCATCCACATG GTGTCTGAAGGAGGATCCAGCGACGATGTCTCTTCTGCAGCGCAGTCTGGATCCAGAGAAGACCCTCGGTCTGGTGGATGTGCTTTACACCGCTGTGTTTGACCTCCAGCGCTGGAAAGAGCGCAA GGAACAGACTTTGCCCACCATTCAGATCCAGCTACAGCGAGACACGGCTGATTACGGCGGCCCTGTCGATCTCCCTCCGGAGAACAGCACCAAATCCTCCGGTGGCCTCCCCAAAACCATCTCCAAACTCACCTCACGCTTCACCAAGAAAGCCTCGTCAAATTCCAGCGCAGGCGGCAGCTACTCCATCCCCAGCACGCCGTCACGTAGCAGCGGCAGCTCGGACGACCGATCCAGCCGCCCGCACAGCCTCCTGCAGATGAGCAGCATGCCCTGCACACCTGACCCCAGCCACGCGCAGATCGCCAACGGAGCGTCCGCAGACGAGCAGGGCATGAACCTGCCCACCGACCAGGAGATGCAAGACGTCATCGACTTCCTATCGGGGTTTAACATGGGGAAATCCCAGCAGGCGTCTCCGCTGGTGAAGAGGAGGAACTCAGTGGCGTCTACGAATGCGGCCGACTTGAAGCCGCCCAGTGGAGCGGCTCAGCTCACCTCACAGTCTCAAGTGTCTCAAATGTTGGCGCAAACCTTGCAGCAACCaacacaacaacagcagcaacaacagcagCTTCCTTCAACGCCTAAACAGCAGCAAACGCAGCCGCAGTCGCAGCCGACCTCACAGACTCTGCCGTTCTACCAGCATCTCTTGCAGCCGATTGGTCAGCCGCAGCAAACGGCGCCGGTTTCCCCGCAGCTCTCTTCCCAGCAGCCTCCGCAGCCAAGAGTCCCCAGCAAGTGGCCCCAGGGTCCTTTAGGAGGCCTCTCGCCCATCGGGCCCTTGACGCAGTGGCCCACCCCGGGCCTGCCTGACCTCAGCTCTGACCTCTACAGTCTGGGGCTGGTCAGCACATACATGGACAGCATGATGTCTGAGATGCTCGGCCACAAGCCCCCGCAGGGACCCCGGAACAACACCTGGCCCAACCGAGACCAAAGTGACCAGAGTCTGTTCGGGGTGTTGGGAGATTCCATGCCCTTTGACCCTGCAG TGGGCTCGGATCCAGAGTTTGCGCGTTATGTTGCTGGGGTCAATCAGGCCATGCAGCAGAAACGACAGGCACAGCATGTTCGTCAGCCCAGCATCACCCGCAGTAACTGGCCACATCCAGATGAGCAGCACAGGGGCTGGACACACCCAGAGTACTACAGCGAGGG CAGGGAGGCGGTCAACAGCGGCTGGTCAGCCAATCAGGGGGATTCAGCCAGCTCCAGTGACGAGACGTCCTCAGCCAATGGGGACAGTCTGTTCTCCATGTTCTCTGGGCCTGACCTGGTTGCAGCTGTTAAACAAAGACG GAAACACAGCTGTGGTGAACAGGAAGTGTGCACTCTGCCCTCTCCTCCGCTCCACCACGCCAGTGACGACAGTAACCAG GACAGCAAAACCAAAACCTGGCCCCCTAAAGCCCCCTGGCAGCACTCCTCGCACACTAATACCATGCCCAATCCCAGCTCTTCCCTCTACCAGATGACCATCCCTTCCAGCCAATGGGGCGATTCCATGCAAATGCTGCAGTCTCCAGTGTGGTCAACGGCCAATGACTGCCCTCCATCCTCCGGGATCTCCTCCGGCTACCCgttcacacaacaacaacaacaacaacagcagcaggttTCCCAGCACAAGATCCTGAGCAAAGGCTTCAAAACCTTCCCGCTCAAACCCGAGCATCGACCCTCATACCTGCACCAGTATTGA
- the LOC132101765 gene encoding granule associated Rac and RHOG effector protein 1-like isoform X2, with amino-acid sequence MYCCSAQESKMDYKLRFLLGGSKHKVQQHQQFQLPELSRTLSAPLGSSCSTPSPMATIGSSPSGCHAPPTGATSAIADIQQGISKYLDALNAFCRASAFLTELFGSVFRDSRYSKAAMQLKDVQEHVMETTSRLTTAIKPEIGKMLMELSAGAANFKDQNDFSRQDIEVLGRCFLTVMQVHFQFLSQALQKVQPVAQSCLAEALVQVQERHGNAQTQNMNSGPLSELEEAVRSWKGASEVTACLRERGRDGCLSGIQVQQLFCSHNTSIPEHQLKELNTKIDNALQAYKVALDSLGHSEYALKAGFHLNPKSVEASLQGCCSDAEAQQAGRFHTTSQPIQCELPTIPVQIGSHLLRGVSFNESASDNLKLKTHAVLQLIKDAVDQNGVSVRDDSPVTEVLNQVCPSSWRGACKTAVQLLFGQAGLVVVDTAQIENKEAYAPQICLEGSKVVIQVPSTWCLKEDPATMSLLQRSLDPEKTLGLVDVLYTAVFDLQRWKERKEQTLPTIQIQLQRDTADYGGPVDLPPENSTKSSGGLPKTISKLTSRFTKKASSNSSAGGSYSIPSTPSRSSGSSDDRSSRPHSLLQMSSMPCTPDPSHAQIANGASADEQGMNLPTDQEMQDVIDFLSGFNMGKSQQASPLVKRRNSVASTNAADLKPPSGAAQLTSQSQVSQMLAQTLQQPTQQQQQQQQLPSTPKQQQTQPQSQPTSQTLPFYQHLLQPIGQPQQTAPVSPQLSSQQPPQPRVPSKWPQGPLGGLSPIGPLTQWPTPGLPDLSSDLYSLGLVSTYMDSMMSEMLGHKPPQGPRNNTWPNRDQSDQSLFGVLGDSMPFDPAVGSDPEFARYVAGVNQAMQQKRQAQHVRQPSITRSNWPHPDEQHRGWTHPEYYSEGEAVNSGWSANQGDSASSSDETSSANGDSLFSMFSGPDLVAAVKQRRKHSCGEQEVCTLPSPPLHHASDDSNQDSKTKTWPPKAPWQHSSHTNTMPNPSSSLYQMTIPSSQWGDSMQMLQSPVWSTANDCPPSSGISSGYPFTQQQQQQQQQVSQHKILSKGFKTFPLKPEHRPSYLHQY; translated from the exons ATGTATTGTTGCAGTGCACAAGAAAGTAAAATGGACTACAAGCTGCGCTTTTTGCTTGGCGGGTCCAAGCACAAAGTGCAGCAACACCAGCAGTTCCAGTTGCCCGAGCTCAGCCGGACCCTTAGCGCCCCGTTGGGCTCTTCTTGCTCCACCCCTTCTCCTATGGCGACCATAGGCTCCTCCCCTTCTGGCTGCCACGCCCCGCCCACAGGTGCCACCTCTGCGATTGCGGACATCCAGCAGGGCATCTCCAAATACCTGGATGCACTGAATGCGTTCTGCCGCGCAAGCGCGTTCCTGACCGAGCTCTTTGGCAGCGTTTTCCGGGACTCGCGTTACTCCAAAGCAGCTATGCAACTGAAGGACGTGCAGGAACATGTCATGGAAACGACCAGCCGGCTCACCACAGCAATAAAGCCCGAGATCGGCAAAATGCTAATGGAGCTCAGCGCAGGCGCGGCTAACTTCAAAGACCAGAACGACTTCAGCCGGCAGGACATCGAG GTGCTGGGCCGCTGCTTCCTGACGGTGATGCAGGTGCATTTCCAGTTCCTGTCACAGGCGTTGCAGAAGGTCCAGCCGGTGGCACAGTCCTGTCTGGCCGAAGCGCTAGTGCAGGTTCAGGAGAGACACGGAAATGCACAGACGCAGAACATGAACTCCGGGCCCCTGTCGGAGCTGGAGGAGGCTGTCCGCTCATGGAAGGGAGCTTCAGAG gtgaCGGCGTGtctcagagagagagggagagacggcTGTCTGTCTGGCATTCAGGTGCAGCAGCTCTTCTGCTCTCACAACACCTCCATCCCTGAACACCAGCTCAAAGAGCTCAACACCAAGATCGACAACGCTCTGCAG gcgTATAAAGTGGCGTTAGACTCTTTAGGTCACAGTGAATATGCTCTGAAGGCTGGATTTCACCTTAATCCCAAATCAGTGGAAGCATCTTTACAG GGCTGCTGTAGTGATGCTGAGGCCCAGCAGGCCGGACGCTTTCACACCACGTCTCAGCCCATCCAGTGTGAATTACCCACAATCCCGGTCCAGATCGGCTCTCATCTCCTCCGAGGAGTTTCCTTCAATGAAAGCGCATCAGATAACCTCAAGCTTAAAACG CATGCCGTGCTGCAGCTGATCAAGGATGCGGTGGATCAGAATGGTGTGTCCGTGCGAGATGATTCGCCCGTCACAGAGGTGCTGAACCAGGTGTGTCCCTCCAGCTGGAGAGGAGCCTGTAAGACGGCCGTTCAGCTGCTGTTTGGACAGGCTGGACTG gttgtGGTTGACACGGCTCAGATTGAGAATAAGGAAGCGTACGCTCCTCAGATCTGTCTTGAAGGATCTAAAGTTGTGATCCAAGTTCCATCCACATG GTGTCTGAAGGAGGATCCAGCGACGATGTCTCTTCTGCAGCGCAGTCTGGATCCAGAGAAGACCCTCGGTCTGGTGGATGTGCTTTACACCGCTGTGTTTGACCTCCAGCGCTGGAAAGAGCGCAA GGAACAGACTTTGCCCACCATTCAGATCCAGCTACAGCGAGACACGGCTGATTACGGCGGCCCTGTCGATCTCCCTCCGGAGAACAGCACCAAATCCTCCGGTGGCCTCCCCAAAACCATCTCCAAACTCACCTCACGCTTCACCAAGAAAGCCTCGTCAAATTCCAGCGCAGGCGGCAGCTACTCCATCCCCAGCACGCCGTCACGTAGCAGCGGCAGCTCGGACGACCGATCCAGCCGCCCGCACAGCCTCCTGCAGATGAGCAGCATGCCCTGCACACCTGACCCCAGCCACGCGCAGATCGCCAACGGAGCGTCCGCAGACGAGCAGGGCATGAACCTGCCCACCGACCAGGAGATGCAAGACGTCATCGACTTCCTATCGGGGTTTAACATGGGGAAATCCCAGCAGGCGTCTCCGCTGGTGAAGAGGAGGAACTCAGTGGCGTCTACGAATGCGGCCGACTTGAAGCCGCCCAGTGGAGCGGCTCAGCTCACCTCACAGTCTCAAGTGTCTCAAATGTTGGCGCAAACCTTGCAGCAACCaacacaacaacagcagcaacaacagcagCTTCCTTCAACGCCTAAACAGCAGCAAACGCAGCCGCAGTCGCAGCCGACCTCACAGACTCTGCCGTTCTACCAGCATCTCTTGCAGCCGATTGGTCAGCCGCAGCAAACGGCGCCGGTTTCCCCGCAGCTCTCTTCCCAGCAGCCTCCGCAGCCAAGAGTCCCCAGCAAGTGGCCCCAGGGTCCTTTAGGAGGCCTCTCGCCCATCGGGCCCTTGACGCAGTGGCCCACCCCGGGCCTGCCTGACCTCAGCTCTGACCTCTACAGTCTGGGGCTGGTCAGCACATACATGGACAGCATGATGTCTGAGATGCTCGGCCACAAGCCCCCGCAGGGACCCCGGAACAACACCTGGCCCAACCGAGACCAAAGTGACCAGAGTCTGTTCGGGGTGTTGGGAGATTCCATGCCCTTTGACCCTGCAG TGGGCTCGGATCCAGAGTTTGCGCGTTATGTTGCTGGGGTCAATCAGGCCATGCAGCAGAAACGACAGGCACAGCATGTTCGTCAGCCCAGCATCACCCGCAGTAACTGGCCACATCCAGATGAGCAGCACAGGGGCTGGACACACCCAGAGTACTACAGCGAGGG GGAGGCGGTCAACAGCGGCTGGTCAGCCAATCAGGGGGATTCAGCCAGCTCCAGTGACGAGACGTCCTCAGCCAATGGGGACAGTCTGTTCTCCATGTTCTCTGGGCCTGACCTGGTTGCAGCTGTTAAACAAAGACG GAAACACAGCTGTGGTGAACAGGAAGTGTGCACTCTGCCCTCTCCTCCGCTCCACCACGCCAGTGACGACAGTAACCAG GACAGCAAAACCAAAACCTGGCCCCCTAAAGCCCCCTGGCAGCACTCCTCGCACACTAATACCATGCCCAATCCCAGCTCTTCCCTCTACCAGATGACCATCCCTTCCAGCCAATGGGGCGATTCCATGCAAATGCTGCAGTCTCCAGTGTGGTCAACGGCCAATGACTGCCCTCCATCCTCCGGGATCTCCTCCGGCTACCCgttcacacaacaacaacaacaacaacagcagcaggttTCCCAGCACAAGATCCTGAGCAAAGGCTTCAAAACCTTCCCGCTCAAACCCGAGCATCGACCCTCATACCTGCACCAGTATTGA